ACATGGCCTTTGAGCTCGGGGGCGCCATGGCCCTCGCCTGGGGCCTCGTTGATGGCCTAGTCGGGTGGAGGCCCGGCACAGCGATAGCTGGCGCTATAGGCTTAGCCCTAGCGCTAGTATCGCTTGTCCTTATCGATGGCAATCCAAGGCCTTCGAGACCCAGGGACCTCCTAAATCTGAAGTGGCGTGAGGTACTCCTTGCGGGCCTGGCAGGCGCCGGGGCCTTTGGAGCGTCGTACGCCTTTGGCTCGTACCTGCCTACTTACGCCGCCAAGGTCTTCAGGGCAAGCCCATACGGCAACGGCGCCCTCACAGCGCTGTCATTCATAGGCGGCGCTGTTGGTGGACTATCGCTCCTGTTCCTCGACCTGGGGTCAGGGCAGCTGGTCACCGTGGCCTCCCTGGTGGCGTCCTCGTTAACTTATGCCGCCCTCGTGGTGAGGCCCTATGGTCTTTTCGTAGTTATGTCGATAGTTAACAGCTTCCTTGTAAACTGGGCATTCAGCGTCTACTACGCTCATGTGGTCGAGAGGTTTGGCAGGGACTTCTCGACAACCTCCCTTGCCGCTATGAACATGGTCAACATGATTGGAAGCCTCTGGGTTTACCCGCTCTCAGGCATCATAATAGCTAGTGACCCTCTCCTCTTCCCGGCCTTCCTGGCCGCATCCTCAGCCGCCCTGTCCTTCCTGCTCCTTATTAGGCCTCGCGACGCTAACGGTTGATTATATGATAACCACCGGCCCAGCAGGAAGTCCTTAGGAGGCCCAGGTGGTGGGCCCGGCCGGACTTGAACCGGCGACCTCCGCCGTGTGAGGGCGGCGTCCTAACCAACCTAGACTACGGGCCCACCAATAGCATCACGGCCTTGTGGGTTTTAAGGGTTTCCTTGAGCTGCCCGCCTTGGCACGGTGAAGGGCCTGAGGCCCGCCCTAAGCGGATAGAAGAACCTGAACCTCCCTCCGCACCTAGGGCAGACGAGAAGCCTTCCTACGTAGTTCCCAAACCTCCACGGCGCCCTGGCCAGCCTGAAGTCGCCGACCCTGCCCTTGAACCCGCAGTGGGGGCAAGTGAGCTCGTCGGAGAAGCCTGCAAGCGAGTCCCTCAGCAGGCCGATCACCGCCTGGAGGTCCGTCATGGAGTCCACGAGGGAGGCCAGGTCGCCCCTGCCTATGTAGCTCAGCCACGAGGCTATGTGACCCTGCGAGAGGTGATATTCAACGGCCTTGGGGTCAGCTGATGAGAGCCTCTCAAGCTCCTTTAAGAGCTCAAGTTCATCGTGAGCCTCCCCTATGACCCTGTCATAGGACCTGAAGTAGAAGGGCTCCCTCTGAGCGACGGGCCCTCACCATTGACCCTGAGGCTGCTGGTATACTTATATGTAAACTTGATGGTGGGAGGACAAAAGGATTTAAACCTTATAGCTCAAGACAATTCTTTGCCGCACCAAAAGGGGTGACGTGTTTGACTATAGCGCTGTTAACCAATGATGATGGCGTTGACAGCATTGGCCTTAGGCGCCTCGTTAAGGAGATCTCAGCAAGGGGGCTTGAGGTCTATGTAGTAGCGCCCAAGCATCAGGTCAGCGGCGCTGGTAAGTCCAACTCCCGCACGGTCAGGGTTGAAAGGGTCGAAGTTGAGGGCGCGAGGGAGGCATGGGCCATAGACGGGAAGCCAGCGGACGCCGTGGCCATAGCCGTGAAGGCCCTGCTGCCCAGGAAGCCTGACGTGGTAGTCAGCGGTATCAACATAGGGCCTAACATGGGCCTTACGGACTTCTTCACAAGTGGAACCATAGGCGCTGCCATAGAGGCAGCACTGCTTGGCATTAAGGCCGTGGCTTCAAGCTACGCGGTGCTTAGGGGGCTGAGCGAGTTCGACGAGCCATACGTCAGGAAGGCCGCCATGGTGACCGCCGAGGTAACTGAGCGATTCCTTGAGGATGAAAGACTAAAAGACGTTGACGTGCTTGTGCTCAACTTCCCCAGGGGCGAGCCAAAGGGCCTCGTCGTGGCGCCCATGGCCTTCATGGCCAACATAGAGGTCTACAATGGCGAGGAGGAGAACGTCTACCATGTGCTTGGGTGGAAAACCGACGACCTCGAGGAGGCCTATGCCGGAGGGGATGAGGGCACCGACGTGTATTACGTTAAGAGAGGCTACGCCACGGTGACCCCGGTCTGCCTGAGGTGCCTTGCCCTGACCACGGCGGAGAGGAGGCTCATTGACATGGTCAAGAGGGCCCTTAACGGGCTTGTCGAGTGACGCCCTTCAGGCAGCTCCATGCTGATGACCACGGGAGACAAGCCCTATAGGTCAGTATCGAGGCTATCACAAGCTGAGGCCCTGACGCTATCCTGGCAAGTTCCGTAACAGGGCACTCATCGTCGCACCTAAGCCTTAAAGAGGCGCCCGAGACGTTAACCTCTACTTCCTTCCTCCCGGTCATATTGACCCTGACGCCGTTGACCTCAGTTACATAATGCTTCAGCTTGGAGTTCAGCAGGGCCAGAAAGACGTCCTTTGCCGCCTTGCCCCAGGCAAGCGCCAAGGAGGCCATGTCTGATGCGATCCTTGCCTCAAACGTGAGCCCTCTGGCCTTAGCGCTGGCCTCCTCAACCATCACGGCCGAGACGCCAGCCTCTGAGGCAAGCGACGTCAGGAGGGCCGCGGCGCCGCTCGTGTCGGCGTCCATGAGCTCAACTACGTTGCTGAGGCCTATCATCTTAGGGGCCGCGTATGGCTTAATTGACTGAAGCCTCAACAGGGTCCCAAGGAGGCCAGGCCTGGGGGTAGGCAGGGCCACGGGGTCAAGCACCGGCCTTGCCCCACTCCTCTCAGCCTCCTTTAACACGCCCCCCAGCCCAGGAATATCGTCATCGTAAATCAGGACTACTACCTCTTTTGAGCTGGCCCATGAGAGGTCCCTTGCCGCCTCTGAGGCGGTTACGCTTAACAGTAGGTCGTAGTCCTCAACGTCCGTTCTCAGTACCTCTGGCCTTGCGTCGAGGCCCAGCCTCAGCCTGGGGAACAAAGCCCTGAGGTCCTCAGTAAGGGCTCTTAGCCAACCCCCTTCCCCGTCGAGCGGCGCCAGGACCACGTAGTCAGCTCCATCAGCTACCAACGAGGCTATGACGGCCTCTAGCTCCTCCCCTGCTATCCCTCTCCTCACAGGCACCTCAGATATTACTGTGATCGGAGGAGGCGTGACAGGTATGCCTGTAAGCCCTGACTTCATCTCGCGAAGCCTCCTCTCCGCGATCTCCTGAAGCAGCTCAGGGTTGGCCTTCTCAAAGGGCTGGGAGGGGCTCAGCACGTCAATGCCGTAGCCCTTGATTACATCAACGAGGAGCCCGAGACCCTCAGGCCCCTTGAGGACTTTCCTTCCGTACTCGCTTAGGTCCCACGGGTAAGTGCCTGGAACTATCACATAGTCATACCTGGCGGCCTGCCCTGACAGCGTCCTCCACAGCCCGTCGGGTGGCGTGAACAGCAGGCCTCGAAGCTCCATTACGTCTACCTGAAAGCCCATGGCCCTGAGGCCTGAGGCCGCGACCTCGGCCTCGAGGGGCGACGAAGTCACCAGCAGGAGGCGGGCCCCTCCAGAGCTCATATCACCAACAGCTCCCTCTCCACAGACCTGCCCTCAAGGCCTAGCTGCCTCACTTCGAACTCAGCGCCGTTGCCAAGCTCCACGACGTCCTTGCCGATCGCGAGGGCCGCGGCGACCCTCCCTATCGAGTCCCCCTTCATGACGCCGCTGCCGCTCGTGCCCGCCGCTATCACCAGGTCGCTCTCATAGGGCTCGTACACTATTGGCAGTCCGTCAAAGCTCATGTCGTAATGTCCGGCCCACGCGGCGCCAGGGTACCTGAGCTGGAACTGGGGCAGGTAAGTGCCCAGGACCGGGAGTATGCCGTATGTGTAGAACCTCTCCTCAGGCTGCGGGTTCTCCTCCAGCGCGAACGGCCTGCCCAGCTCGTCAGACATGCCGACCCAGAAGGTGTTCTCAAGGGGGTTAGGCCTCACGTAGACCCCCTTCGGGAGGATTGTAAAGGGCATGACGCCAAGGTCGTTGAGGCCGCTAGCCCTCAGCAGGGAGCCCAGCTGTCCCTCGGCCTTAATTACGAACAGTTGCCTCTTCTTGGGCCTGCTGAAGGAGTCGAGCCCCACGGGGTTCAGCAGCCCAGGGCTCCAGGCCCCGAGGGCCGACACAACCTTCTTACGGGCCTCCACATCCCTGCCGTCCGCAAGCCTGACGCCCTTGACCCTCAGGTCCTCCCATGGGAACGGCTCCCCCTCTATCCCCAGGGGGCTCCTCGGCCAGACCACGAACTCCCTGACCCTGGCCCCTAACGCGAACTCGACGCCCATCGACTTAAGCTTAAGGTAATAATAGTCAACGAGCTTCTCTACATCTAAAACGCCGGCCTCCCTGAAGAGGTAACCGCCCTCAACGTCGCTCACGCCCAGCATCTCGGCCTCCTCTGACCCGCTGAGGGAAACCCTCATGCCGAGCGACTTCTCAAGCCTGTCCTGGCTCACCTCCTCAACCTCGACCCCCTCGCTCGCCGCGACCTTCACCCCCTCCTTGATCGTCGGCTTAGTCCTGCTGTCAACTACGAAGAGGTAGCCCACCTTCAGGGCCGCCAAGTTAAAGCCCTCCGACTGAACCTTGAGGTAGAAGCTTATGGCGCCCTTCGCCAGCCTGAGGTTAGTCCTGTTCGTGAAGGCCGCGCGGAAGGCCGCGGCGCTCTTGGCAGTGTCGCCGGCGCCCACGCTGTCCTCCTTGTCTATCACAAGCACCGTGGAGCCAGGGTCCATCTGCTTTATGTGATAGGCTGTGGCCAGGCCAACTATGCCAGCGCCAACCACCACGTAGTCGTACACGGCGCCTCTCAGACATAGGAAGCCAGGGAGATCATTTAAATGATACCTAAAGGGTGAGGTCCCACTTATTTCCTTGTGGTTAGGCCGACATCTTAAGTAAAGGATATTTCATTTAGTTGAAGATTAAGTTAGTGAGAGTGCAAAGGGGTGCCCGAGCTCACGCGGTCTGACGTCATAGCGTGGGCCAAGGAGGCCGCCAGGCTGGCAGGGCTGGAGCCCTCGAAGATAGAGTTCGAGCTGCTCAAGCTGGGAGCCAGGTCACCTGAGGAGACCTACAGGAAGGCCCTTGAGGCCTTCGCCAGCTGGGGCCTCCTGGACCCCACGTGGGAGGAGGCCGCCAGGAGGCTAGTCCTAGCGAGGATATATCATGAGAGGGGCCTAGAGCCCCCAGCCAAGCTGGAGGGCATCGAGGCCTGGGCAAGCTGGGTCGGCCTGAACCT
The uncultured Acidilobus sp. JCHS genome window above contains:
- a CDS encoding Major Facilitator Superfamily — encoded protein: MADLSREATAVVLIDRAVYSMQWFVLAPATIAIVGTSPGWVSGLLPLAFILGAALSQLIGAEAASSLGARNAFLIGLSIVSLADLLVAFSRGVVDVIALRLLAGLGAGLFFSPAGYMLVYLGGIGTSAIMGLYNMAFELGGAMALAWGLVDGLVGWRPGTAIAGAIGLALALVSLVLIDGNPRPSRPRDLLNLKWREVLLAGLAGAGAFGASYAFGSYLPTYAAKVFRASPYGNGALTALSFIGGAVGGLSLLFLDLGSGQLVTVASLVASSLTYAALVVRPYGLFVVMSIVNSFLVNWAFSVYYAHVVERFGRDFSTTSLAAMNMVNMIGSLWVYPLSGIIIASDPLLFPAFLAASSAALSFLLLIRPRDANG
- a CDS encoding 5'/3'-nucleotidase SurE → MTIALLTNDDGVDSIGLRRLVKEISARGLEVYVVAPKHQVSGAGKSNSRTVRVERVEVEGAREAWAIDGKPADAVAIAVKALLPRKPDVVVSGINIGPNMGLTDFFTSGTIGAAIEAALLGIKAVASSYAVLRGLSEFDEPYVRKAAMVTAEVTERFLEDERLKDVDVLVLNFPRGEPKGLVVAPMAFMANIEVYNGEEENVYHVLGWKTDDLEEAYAGGDEGTDVYYVKRGYATVTPVCLRCLALTTAERRLIDMVKRALNGLVE
- a CDS encoding Glycine/D-amino acid oxidases (deaminating), with protein sequence MYDYVVVGAGIVGLATAYHIKQMDPGSTVLVIDKEDSVGAGDTAKSAAAFRAAFTNRTNLRLAKGAISFYLKVQSEGFNLAALKVGYLFVVDSRTKPTIKEGVKVAASEGVEVEEVSQDRLEKSLGMRVSLSGSEEAEMLGVSDVEGGYLFREAGVLDVEKLVDYYYLKLKSMGVEFALGARVREFVVWPRSPLGIEGEPFPWEDLRVKGVRLADGRDVEARKKVVSALGAWSPGLLNPVGLDSFSRPKKRQLFVIKAEGQLGSLLRASGLNDLGVMPFTILPKGVYVRPNPLENTFWVGMSDELGRPFALEENPQPEERFYTYGILPVLGTYLPQFQLRYPGAAWAGHYDMSFDGLPIVYEPYESDLVIAAGTSGSGVMKGDSIGRVAAALAIGKDVVELGNGAEFEVRQLGLEGRSVERELLVI